The segment CCACGGTTCTTTCAGGCTTAAAAAGAGAATTAAAAAATATTCTTGATGATGAATATGAAATTGAAGTCGCTGAAGGGGGAAAAGAGGCTTTAGTTCTCATCGAAGAATTGCGTGCTGAAAACCAAGAAATTGTCTTGGTTATCTCAGACCATATTATGCCAGATATTATGGGCGATGAATTGCTTCAGCGCATTCATGAAATTCTGCCCAAAACCATTAAAATCATGCTAACCGGACACGCGGATCTGGTTGCAGTAACAAATGCTATTAATCATGCAAATTTATATCGTTATATTCCAAAGCCTTGGCAGCCTGAAGACTTAAAGCTAACCATTCGAGAAGCTTTAAATAGCTATTTCCAAAACAAAAAACTCGAAGAGCAAAATGCACATCTCCGCCAGCTCAATCAATCTTTCTCTCGTTTCGTCCCGCGCCAATTTTTGCAATGTTTGAATAAAGAAAGCATTCTTGAAATTGAGTTAGGGGATAACGTTCATCAAGAAATGTCGGTGCTATTTGCAGATATTCGTAACTTCACTTCCTTTTCAGAAAAGATGAGTCCGGAGGATAATTTTCGGTTTATTAATGGCTACTTGTTGCGGATGGAACCAGCTATTCTCGAAAATCAAGGATTTATTGATAAATATATTGGGGATGCAATTATGGCGTTATTCCGCGATCG is part of the Lusitaniella coriacea LEGE 07157 genome and harbors:
- a CDS encoding adenylate/guanylate cyclase domain-containing protein — its product is MNQPVIICVDDQPTVLSGLKRELKNILDDEYEIEVAEGGKEALVLIEELRAENQEIVLVISDHIMPDIMGDELLQRIHEILPKTIKIMLTGHADLVAVTNAINHANLYRYIPKPWQPEDLKLTIREALNSYFQNKKLEEQNAHLRQLNQSFSRFVPRQFLQCLNKESILEIELGDNVHQEMSVLFADIRNFTSFSEKMSPEDNFRFINGYLLRMEPAILENQGFIDKYIGDAIMALFRDRADDAVQAGISMLQRLKTYNQERRAAKRLPLQIGIGINTGNLMLGTVGGHNRMDSTVISDAVNLASRLERLTKFYGVSLLISYHTLSRLQEPTRYALRLIDQVSVKGKMKRVSVFEIFDADSPELRSAKLATKPLFEQALIQYYLGHFKSAQDLFQECLGLNPADRVATIYLRRCQTSKVPGRDEEIG